CCACTTTATCCCCAGCTGCTCTAAGCGCTGTGCGAAAAAGCGAACACCATTAGAACTAGTAAAAATTAACCAATCATAGTGAGGCAACTCTTGCAAGGCATGATCGAGCGGTTCCATATTTCGTGTGGGTTTCACACAAATAGCAGGGTACGTGAAAGCCGTCCCTCCATGCGCTTCTATTTTTCCTATAAATGCTTGATTCTTCTCCTCCGGTTGTGTAACTAAAATGTGTACACCTGCGAGCGGAGATAAGGAATTCACTTGTCAAGCTCCTTACGAACATCATTTAACAATGCGCCAGCTCCTTCTTCCTTCAACTGTAACGCTAATTGCTGACCCATCTCTATCTCATCTCTCCCTAGTCGTTCACCTTTGAAGATCGTTTTCCCATCTGGTGAAGTAACCAACCCTACTAATCTAATTTGATCCCCTACCTCAACGGCATAACCTGCGATCGGTAGATGACAGCCGCCTTCAAAAGCATGTAGAAATGCACGTTCCGCACGTACACAACGTGCTGTTGACTCATCGTTCAAGTTTTGTAATTTATCCCTCACTTCTATATCATCCGTGCGGCATTGTATAGCGAGAGCACCTTGTCCCACTGCTGGTAACATCATATCAGTAGAGATCACTTCCTGAATCCGCTCATTCCATCCCATCCGTCGCATTCCTGCCGCCGCTAATAAAATGGCATCAAACTGACCGTCCTCAAGCTTGGCCAACCGCGTATTGATATTTCCGCGTACCGGTTCTACCACCACATCCGGACGCAAGGCTAATAATTGAGCTTGGCGACGCAAACTACTTGTCCCCACACGTGCTCCGCTCGGTAGTTCTTTTATCGTACGATACTTCTCAGATACCATCACATCATGAGGATCTTCACGTTTCGTAACAGCCGCAATCTGTAAACCTTCTGGCATCACACCGGGTAAGTCTTTCATACTATGGACGGCAAAATCAACACGCTTATCTAAGAGGGCTTGCTCGATCTCTTTAACAAATAAGCCCTTACCGCCCACCTTGGATAAAGTCACATGTAAAATCTTATCGCCCTTGGTGACAATTTTCTCCGTCTCCATCTGCCATGTCGATACATACGGCTTTAATTTTTCCATCACCCATTCAGTCTGTGTAAGAGCGAGTGCACTCTTACGTGTCCCTGCAATCACTGTCCGCACCATGAAAACTCCTTTAAACTCTTGTTCTATTTATTACTACAACCACTGATGAAACGATAAGCCCGTATTAGAAATAAAATAATTGATCCAGATCGTCATAAAAACAGCTAAATTCCACCATGCTAATTGCCGTGCAGGCCAACGATTGGAATAGCGTTGATACAGATGGAAACTATACACCAATAATACGAGGAGCGAGCCAAATATCTTAGCATCCACCCAAAAGAGCGCCCCTAATGTCTGATATGCCCAGAGAGAACCCAGTATGAGCGCCGTCAATAAAAAAGGAACGCCAATAACAACAAGGCGATTAGAAAAAGATTGTAATTGATCCAAGCTGGGTAGTCCCCGTAGTAAATTCCACTTCTTACGCTTCAACAGGTAGCTAACCAATAAGTATAATCCTGCAGAAACTGCAGAGAGCGAAAAAGCCGCATACGAAACAAGTGCCATCGAAACATGAACAAAAACTAGTTCAGTTAAAAGTGGACCGGAAAGTCCTGTATCGTCACTGACAAAAAAGAGACTAGACGATGCCACTGCAAACCCGATCACATTTGTCAAAAAAACGAGCAAATCCATTTTATAAAGGGCATTGATCACTAGAGTAAAAGTGACCAACGCCCACGAATAAAAGAAGAGCGAGTCAAACGGCGTTAATACAGGGGAGGTAAACACACGCACAGCAAAGAAACTGGCCTGCATGAACCATACCAACACGAGTAATCCCTGAGCCATTCGCTTGGAAAGAGGGTTTTTATGCATAAGATTTGCAAATGCAAACAAGAGACTTAAAGCATAGGAATAGATAATAAAGTCAGATACCCAATGCTCTGCAAACACGGTGCAAAGCCCCCTTCACACTATGATCGAACCGAAACATCTTTTGAAACCCATTTTGCTTGAAAGGACACCGCAGTCGGACAACGCTTCACACTCTGCATTTGTTGTTGTTGCAGCGCTTCCACTTCATCTTCCAACGCAAACAGGTGGACAAACATATCAAGATACTCATCCCGTTTGGAATCTGCCGCTGATTCTTTAATACGCGTAATCGGGTCACGAATCATCTGATTGATAATACTTTTCGTCTGTTTTCGGATCAATCGTTTTTCGTAATCACTCAAATCTGGTAGTTTGCGCTCAATTCGATCCATAGCTTCTTCTTGAATCGTCAGCGCTTTTCCCCGCAAAGCACTAATGACTGGCACCACGCCCAGCGTACCCATCCACTCCAAAAACTGTTCAACTTCGTCATGAATCCAAGCCTCAACCTTCTCTGCTTCCTGCCGTCGCAAACGTACATTGCTCTCCACAATATCCTTTAAGTCATCGATATCATAAAGATAAGCATTCTCCAGTTGATGCACACCCGCATCAATATCCCGTGGCACAGCAATATCGATAAAGAAGAGTGGAAACGATCTCGTCTTTATAATGGGCTCTACCATTTCACATGTGATTACTGTGCCCGATGCACCCGTAGAACTAATTACAATATCAGCTTGCGCCAATCGCATTGGTAACTCACACAACGTCCCTGCCTCGCCTTGAAAGCGATCCGCTAAGCTCTGTGCTTTCTCCAATGTACGATTGAGAACGATCATCTGCTTGGCTCCGTTAGCCTGTAAATGTTGAGCTGTAAGTTCCCCCGTCTTTCCCGCTCCCACCAACAGCACTGTTTTGTTGGTAAAAGTGGTAAACATCTTCTTCCCTAATTCAACTGCCGCATAGCTAACTGATACGGCGTTTTGTCCAATTTCCGTCTCTGCATGCACACGCTTTCCGAACGTAATCGCCTGCTTAAACAAGTGATTAAAGAGCGTGCCGGTCGTCTTCTCAGCTTGTGCCGTAAAGAAAGCTGATTTCACCTGTCCTAAGATCTGTGTTTCTCCTGGAACAAGCGAATCGAGTCCACAGACAACCTGCATGAGATGGTCAACAGCCTCATCTTGCTGCTTAATGTATAGGTGATCAATAAAATCATCGAAAGGTATGTTAAACCAGTCTGCGAGAAATGAACGCAGATAATAAGCTCCTGTGTGCAATTGATCACAGACCGCATACAACTCCATACGATTGCACGTGCTCAATACCACACACTCCAAGACGCCCTTTTGTGCTTGCAACCGCGTGACTGCTTCGCTGATTTCATCGGCAGAAAATGCCATCCGTTCACGAAGTTCAACAGGAGCTGTTTGATGATTGATCCCTGCTACCATGATATGCATCGTCTTCACCCCGATCTACCTAGGACCACTCACTAAAATCTCCATCCCATTATAACATAACTCCTTGTCCCCTAAGACTGACACTCCTGTGAACAGAATTTGAAGTTCATGCATACGATACAGGAGGTAATTGGGCTCCTATCCTCTTCTTTCTTCTGTTAAATATCCTACCCTGAACTTTCAACTTCAAACCCCAGTTCTACGCTTTCCCGTGAAAAGAAACCCCAAGAATCCTTAATATGAAAGGAGGCACGGGCAGGGACGGATGCACAAGCAATCCTGCCCCTATCTCAAATGATAACAAGACCATTACGCTGGGCAATCACCCTTACTATTCTTTGTCTACTCGCGCTTTCACTCTTTGCCTGCTCTCCCACCGATCAAGATGAAATTCAAACGATTCGAGTAGTTGAAGTGACACACTCTTTGTTTTATGCACCACAATATATTGCTATGGAAAAAGGATTTTTTCAAGATGAGGGCATACAGATTGAGCTTCTTAATGGTGCGGGTGGAGATAAGACAATGACAACCCTTCTCTCAGGAGAGGCCGATATTATTTTAATGGGTCAGGAAGGAGCTGTCTATGTTACCGCTCGTGAAGCGAATGAGCCTATTGTCGCTTTTGCCCAACTAACCCAACGTGACGGTAGCTTTCTTGTCGCCCGCACACAGACATCCACTTTCAATTGGAGTGATCTGCGAAATCAAACCTTATTGGGTCAACGAAAAGGCGGCATGCCACAAATGGTTAGTGAACATGTCCAACGAATAAATGGACTTCATCCACACAAAGATGTTTCCATCATCCAAAATATAGAGTTTCAACATCTA
This sequence is a window from Mechercharimyces sp. CAU 1602. Protein-coding genes within it:
- a CDS encoding inner membrane protein YpjD; the protein is MFAEHWVSDFIIYSYALSLLFAFANLMHKNPLSKRMAQGLLVLVWFMQASFFAVRVFTSPVLTPFDSLFFYSWALVTFTLVINALYKMDLLVFLTNVIGFAVASSSLFFVSDDTGLSGPLLTELVFVHVSMALVSYAAFSLSAVSAGLYLLVSYLLKRKKWNLLRGLPSLDQLQSFSNRLVVIGVPFLLTALILGSLWAYQTLGALFWVDAKIFGSLLVLLVYSFHLYQRYSNRWPARQLAWWNLAVFMTIWINYFISNTGLSFHQWL
- a CDS encoding ABC transporter substrate-binding protein; its protein translation is MITRPLRWAITLTILCLLALSLFACSPTDQDEIQTIRVVEVTHSLFYAPQYIAMEKGFFQDEGIQIELLNGAGGDKTMTTLLSGEADIILMGQEGAVYVTAREANEPIVAFAQLTQRDGSFLVARTQTSTFNWSDLRNQTLLGQRKGGMPQMVSEHVQRINGLHPHKDVSIIQNIEFQHLGTAFASGTGDYVQLFEPIASQLEEEGKGYVVASFGEETQYLPYTVYLSKQSWLQSERELAVGFTRALYRAQQWMTKHSAEEIADIVAPQFPETDPTIVEKVIQRYKLQDVWAPTPVIEKEEYDHMIKIMNEAGELPKAVPYESVTNSEIAEEVIKK
- the hemC gene encoding hydroxymethylbilane synthase, producing MRTVIAGTRKSALALTQTEWVMEKLKPYVSTWQMETEKIVTKGDKILHVTLSKVGGKGLFVKEIEQALLDKRVDFAVHSMKDLPGVMPEGLQIAAVTKREDPHDVMVSEKYRTIKELPSGARVGTSSLRRQAQLLALRPDVVVEPVRGNINTRLAKLEDGQFDAILLAAAGMRRMGWNERIQEVISTDMMLPAVGQGALAIQCRTDDIEVRDKLQNLNDESTARCVRAERAFLHAFEGGCHLPIAGYAVEVGDQIRLVGLVTSPDGKTIFKGERLGRDEIEMGQQLALQLKEEGAGALLNDVRKELDK
- the hemA gene encoding glutamyl-tRNA reductase; translation: MHIMVAGINHQTAPVELRERMAFSADEISEAVTRLQAQKGVLECVVLSTCNRMELYAVCDQLHTGAYYLRSFLADWFNIPFDDFIDHLYIKQQDEAVDHLMQVVCGLDSLVPGETQILGQVKSAFFTAQAEKTTGTLFNHLFKQAITFGKRVHAETEIGQNAVSVSYAAVELGKKMFTTFTNKTVLLVGAGKTGELTAQHLQANGAKQMIVLNRTLEKAQSLADRFQGEAGTLCELPMRLAQADIVISSTGASGTVITCEMVEPIIKTRSFPLFFIDIAVPRDIDAGVHQLENAYLYDIDDLKDIVESNVRLRRQEAEKVEAWIHDEVEQFLEWMGTLGVVPVISALRGKALTIQEEAMDRIERKLPDLSDYEKRLIRKQTKSIINQMIRDPITRIKESAADSKRDEYLDMFVHLFALEDEVEALQQQQMQSVKRCPTAVSFQAKWVSKDVSVRS